The window AAATACTCcaagcatttaaaaaaaatgatcgaATTTTTAGGGTGTCAGTAAAAAATTACCTTATGCAAAGATTTGTGATGTCAATGGATAACAGTGCGTGCCGATCATTTTTTTGAATCAACCAAACTACTATATCATCTCTGTTTTGGTAAATCTCTACTTTCTTAatttaaaagaaagaaacgtCAAAAGAAGACACATATGCGTCACAGGCCAGAACAAAACGTGAGAATGAACTTAACAAACTTGGCTGTTCGTGAGTGAAGCACCTGCGGTTGGACCAAATCCAGAAACTATGTTCAGAACACCAGGAGGAAGACCTGCCTATCATATATTTCAAGAAACATACTTAAGGCTTTTATTTTAGTAGCAAAAATGGTAAGTAGAACGTGAAAGGAACGAAACATTGATTACTTCAAAAAAAAAGCTTACTGACATAAAACCAGTGAGAGGAGTTTGTTCAGCGGTTTTGAGGACAATGGTGTTACCACAAGTAAGAGCAAGACCAACTTTCCAAGCAAACATCAGAAGCGGAAAGTTCCATTGAATGATCTGTCCAGCAACGCATATCGGTTCATGCAGTGTCTGGACGTGATAGTTTCCATTGgctggaattttttttttttttttttttgaatgaatgtaaaatttattcaagCAAAAAAACTTTTTACATCAAGTGCAtctgtttttgattatatactCCTATCCAAaaccaatgaaaaaaataattctatctctttcttctttatgGTGGGTCTGAAACAAGCCTTGTACCAAACCAAGTTCTCAGTCCCTTCTCCAAATATTCCTGGCCTTGTGCTTTAACTGCCAAAAGTTGAAGCCTAATGGTTTTATCAACCAGTTTACTTAACAGTCTCGCATCTTTCGGTTCTTCTCCATGCCTTCTTGCATTTCTCTCCCACCATATGTTATGAAGAGCAGCTTGAAAAGAGTATCTTAAGAGGAACATCTCCGTAGCTGGATAGGCCGAACCAGATATTATCTCCACTATATCATCCCACACTGCAGTGAATCTCTCCTTTAGAATTCCTTTGACTAAACATTCCCACACAGCCAAAGAATATGGGCAGCTGAAAAAGAGATGTTGACAGGTCTCTTGAACTTCATGACAAAGAACACACTCCGTGTTTATCAATGCATTCCAAGCTTGCATTTTATCCCCTGTGTGCATCCTGTTTCTCATTGCAATCCATGTCATAAAAGAGTACTTTGGAGTGGCCTGAGAAAACCACACTCCACGACTCCAAGTACAGACTTCTCTTCTTACTCTCAACCGCATCCATGTCTTTTTTGATGAGAAAGTAGCCCCATATTTATCATCTGCACTTCTCCACAAAGGAACATCATCCATGTCTTGTGCACTCCCACTTCTCAGCTTGTCAATCTCATCCTCTATCTCATTTAAAATTCTCACTCGATGTCTTCTCCGTCTATGAGTTCTCAGAACATCTGCTACAGTTGCTGTATTCTCTATACCAATAGCAATAAATCCCCGATCACCCATTACCTCCTTTAAACAACCAAGCTGACACCACGTTTCATACCAAAACGATGTGTGCTTCCCATTCCCAACCTCCTTTCTAATAAAATCTCTTGCAAACTCCCTCATTTTTAAAAGCTTCTTCCACATCCATGATCCCAAACTTGTATTCAAAGAGGTCGACCAGAAAGATCCCTTCCTTATCAAGTAACAATGAACCCATTTCACCCAAAGCGAGGCTTTAGATGATGATAATCTCCATATGAGCTTCAGACAGTGGACTTTATTCACTTCTTTGAGAGATCTTATTCCCAAACCACCCTCATTCTTAGGAAAACACAAGTCTTTCCAACTGACCTTCGCTTTTGTAGTTTTTAAGTCAGGTCCCGACCATAAGAATGCCGCACACAAACGCTCTATCTCCTTTAAACAACTGCTTGGCAATCTGAAAGCTGCTAGCCAAAAGTTTGTTAAGCTCATAATAACAGAGGTGATCAATTGAAGTCGACCAGCATGCGAGAGAAAACGACCCGTCCAGGATCTCATCCTCTTCTTTATCTTCTCTACTAAAGGTAAGTAATCACTGACTGTCATTCTCCTTGTAAGCAGAGGAAGCCCTAGGTATCGAACCGGCAGTTTCCCCGAAGCAAACGGGAAGCTGGTAAGAATATCTGATTCCTGCACTTCCGTAATACCAGCAGTATAGAGAGTAGACTTTTCTAAACTGATCTTTAAACCCGACATTCCTGCAAACTCTTCAAAGATTCGGAGAATGCCTTCAATTGATCGCTTAGTTCCATCTGTGAAGACCAATAAGTCATCAGCGAAACACAAATGTGTTAGCTGGATATTCTGACACCGAGGATGATAGCTTATTTCCTTCCTCTCTGCAGCTTTGTCTAGCATTTGCGACAAAACGTTCATGCACACAACAAATAGATAAGGAGACAGAGCACACCCTTGCCTCAATCCTCTTTTACTCTGAAAAAAGCCAGCTAACTCCCCATTAACTTGCACAAAGAAAGATGGAGTACATACACAAAGCTCAATCCAGTGTATGAACTGCTCCGGCATATCAAAAGCTCGCAATGTATTCAAAAGAAAAGGCCAGTGTACAGAGTCAAAGGCTTTTGCTATGTCAATCTTCATTGCGCACCTTGGCGATATATCCTCTCTATGATAATCTTTAACTATTTCAGTAGCTAATAAGAGGTTCTCTACCAGCAACCTATCTTTCACAAACGCCGACTGATTATAAGAGATGCATTGAGGGAGAGTACCTTTAAGACGATTCGCAATGATTTTTGAGATGACTTTGTAGAGAACATTACAGCAGGAAATGGGCCTATAGTCTCTCATTTCCATTGCTTCATCCTTCTTCGGAATGAGAGCTAGAATTGTAGTACCCTTTGCTGAAAAAAGAATGCACTGCTGTAGTGAAATCTTTTGAGATAATGCTCCAAGATGCCTTGAAAAATTCTGCAGTGAATCCATCAGGCCCTGGCGATTTCCCACTTGGCATCTTGAAGAGAACATCTCTTATCTCCTCATCAGTTACCTGTTTTATGAGTGAACTCTTCTCTACTTCACTACATCGAAAACCGATAATTCTCTGCATTTCTTCCACTGATTTCCCTTGTAACCCTTCCGGCACACAGGCTAAGAACTCCGAAAAGAACCGCTCAGCTTCTTGCTTAATATCCTCTTGAGAGTTTACCAACTGTCCTGAAGGACATCTGATTTCTTTAATAGCATTTCTTGTCTCCCTTATTTTGACTGCATTATGGAATACTCTGTTATTCTTATCCCCCACCTGCAGCCAATGAAGTTTTGATCTCTGCTTCAACAATTTTTCCTCAATGGCTGAGACCCTTTGCCATCTCTCTGCTGCTTGCAACTCTCTTTGAATATTAACATGCGTAGGCTGCTTTAAAGTTTCTTCCTGCCTCTCGCATAATTCCTGATACGCTTCTTTAACTTTCTTCGTTAGATCTCCCAATTTCTTCTTGCTAAGAGAACGTATCAGCGGCTTGAGGCCTTTTAATGTTTTGGAGAATCGAAAAAGCGCAGAAGTTGATTGAAACAACGGCTGCTTATCTTTCCAGAAATCTCCCACTGCTTGTAGAAATTCTGGCATCTCCGCAACTGCATTTGTGAACTTAAACGGCCTACGCTTCCCAATTGCTTCAGATTTCAGATGAAATCTTCCCCTGAGATGGTCGGAACATCCTCCAGCTTCAAATACACAGTATGCCTGAGTTCTCTTATGTAGCCATGCTTCGTTTACCAGTATGCGATCTAGTTTCTTGCATACAATACCTTCATCTCTTCTATTACACCATGTGAATTTAGGACCCTGATAACTCATATCCGTGAAATGGCAATGCTGGACCACACTTTCAAACTCTTTCATGCCCGCTGTCATAACCCCTGCTTCTTGATAATTTGAGTGCTCTGCTACCTCCAAAATCTCATTGAAATATCCCATTATTATCCACTCTTTGTTTCTGAACATTGCTGAATCTTGATGTGATTTTATATCCTCCCATAACTCTTTCCTTTGCTCTGCTATGTTCTCTGCATATACAAAAGAACAGAAGAATTCTTCTTGCTCTCCCTCCAAAAGAACTGATACTGTAATTATTTGGCTTGACTTGAAAACCGGAGTGACTCGAACTTGAGGACTCCAAAGAACCCAGATCCTTCCTTTCCTACTAAACTCATAATTATTTACAAACGACCATCCCCTACAAACTGACTCAACGATTTCAGCAGCTTTCCCTTCCTTCACCCTTGTTTCCAGTAAACATCCAAACTGAAACTCTTTATTCCTTATCCAATTTTGGACCACCGTTTGTTTTGATTGCTTGTTGAACCCCCTTATGTTCCAAAAGAAACCAGTCATTGGGAAGATTTTTTGGTACCTCTTCTTCCTGTATTTCCAGGATTCCGTTTTCCATTATCAACTGCATTAACCGTAGATATGGTCCTGTGATTTGTCTTCGAATTTCTCGGAATAGACTGTCTCAGAACAGAGCTCTCTTCTTTCTCGACCCTGTGTTCACCATCTTCCCTTATCTCTTTTTCCTTCCTTTTTTCAATAACTTCTATCTCATTCTCTTCATTCCGCAACTCAGTACCCTCCATTACTTTCTCTACTACATCTTCATTCTGATTCTCAGGCTTCTCAGTTTCTTCCAGATCACTCAGCACCGAAAATCTAGAAGCTGTTCTTACCTGCTCAAATGTCGTCTCCTTCAGCCTACCACTACTACTCTTACCGGGTGAAATTTGTAACCATTGCTCCTCTATCTGCCCCTCTTCTATCTCCTCTACTTCCCCATTTTGGTTTTGCATATCCAATTTTCTCACTTCAACTTCCTGTGTACTATTATCTCCTGCATTCTTTTCACTCTCCTTTTGCTCTTCTATAGCAAGCTGTGCTAACTCTTTCGCTTTCTCCTGTACAGTTTCAACATTTTCTCCATTCTTATTTATCAGGCACACTTTCTCTTCATGCCCCCATCTACTACATTTATTGCAGCGCTTCGGTAACCAGGGATAGATAAACTCCACCATGAAAGACTCCCCATTCTTTGTGAAATTAATCTTCTCTGGCAGCTCTTTTGTGAGATCCACATTCACAAAGATTTTTGCCATCTTGAAATTTGAGCAAGAAGCTGTTTCTGGATGTAGCCTTACTGGGAAACCTGCCACACTCACAATGAAACTAAGCCCTTCCCAAGAAAACATATGCATTGGAACTCCTTTTAGATGAACCCATAATGGAATTGATTTCACTTCAGGTTTCTCTTCTAACTCCTCTGGAACCCATTTAGTGATCACCATAGGAACGTTGCCAATGTTCCACATACATCTTCTCAAGACCTTTGCTCTCACCATAGGGTTTGAGACACGTAATTTGATTGTTGTTTCATCTATCACCTGAACATCAATCACCTGCTTTCGATCTCCATACGACCATATCTTGTTCACTACCGCATGAACCCGCGCTACATGAGGAGCAGTATCGAGAAATTTCCCAATCAGATAGTCCTCCCATAACGGATTCACGTTCTTGATTACCTCATCTGGTATCTCTACACTCTTCTGCCCTTCCGATTCAATGATCTCAATATCGTATTTCCTCAAGACCTTCCTTTCCTGCACAACCTCCACCCACGAACTCTTCTTTGGAACTCTCGATTCAACTTCCCCAGCTTTCCCCGATCCCTTTCCCAATTCCTCAATCACAGTAACCTCTTCCTGAAGAACCCCGATCTTCGCCGGTGAACCTGATCGATCCGGCGGCTTCGCCAGATCCATCTCCATCGAAACCCAAGTTCGTCTTCGAAATCGCCTTCAGTATCGCCTTACTCAAAACGGTGCGTATCCGTCAGCTCTCCATTTCTTAACCAGCTCCAGTGAATTTTTCAATCAGTTCTTTTGGCTGGAATTGTTAGTCCATGAATCTTATCCGCCCCTCCTACACATCAAAGAAAAACTTACCAACAAAAGCAAGAAAATTTGATAGTATTCTCAAGATTTTGATGTATATACCAGCATCATTACAAAACAAACCGGCGATCATTGCAATCTCTGCGGTTTTGGCTTGATCATAAGTATTCCCATTGCCACATGTGTCTAGAGCTGCGAGCTCTTCGCTGTGTTTCTCAACCAAATATGTGAATCTCAGCATTATCTTTGACTTTTCCTGAAATTCAAACAAAGATAAGTCCACATCACATTAAATTTCATAGCTTTCAAGATCAAAAACATTATATAGTATTATACATAAGCAATCATCTAAGGCCAAGCTCCTTCATCAAtggacttccttgcagctttcATTGCCCGGTTGATATCTTCAGCATCGCCTTCAGCTACGTTCGCAATGACTTCCTTTGTGCGTGTATCAAGAGCTGGGAAGGTCTTACCTAAACccaattaaaaaatcaaacattagtGCTCAAGGAACTAAAATTTCAAGCGTCAATATTTTTCCTTGCTATTCCTCCGTTTCTGAACAaagcattttttaaaatgaaaactttactCACCAGAAGCAGCGCCTACGAAGTTCCCATTGTTAAGGAATTGTGTGTAAGAAAATTGAACCGATGGGATTATGATTTCTTCAGCTGCAGAGGAGGTTCCAAATCACCGTACGATTTTCCTTTTAATGTAACA is drawn from Brassica rapa cultivar Chiifu-401-42 chromosome A05, CAAS_Brap_v3.01, whole genome shotgun sequence and contains these coding sequences:
- the LOC108872027 gene encoding uncharacterized protein LOC108872027 yields the protein MEMDLAKPPDRSGSPAKIGVLQEEVTVIEELGKGSGKAGEVESRVPKKSSWVEVVQERKVLRKYDIEIIESEGQKSVEIPDEVIKNVNPLWEDYLIGKFLDTAPHVARVHAVVNKIWSYGDRKQVIDVQVIDETTIKLRVSNPMVRAKVLRRCMWNIGNVPMVITKWVPEELEEKPEVKSIPLWVHLKGVPMHMFSWEGLSFIVSVAGFPVRLHPETASCSNFKMAKIFVNVDLTKELPEKINFTKNGESFMVEFIYPWLPKRCNKCSRWGHEEKVCLINKNGENVETVQEKAKELAQLAIEEQKESEKNAGDNSTQEVEVRKLDMQNQNGEVEEIEEGQIEEQWLQISPGKSSSGRLKETTFEQVRTASRFSVLSDLEETEKPENQNEDVVEKVMEGTELRNEENEIEVIEKRKEKEIREDGEHRVEKEESSVLRQSIPRNSKTNHRTISTVNAVDNGKRNPGNTGRRGTKKSSQ